Proteins from one Listeria innocua genomic window:
- the mnmE gene encoding tRNA uridine-5-carboxymethylaminomethyl(34) synthesis GTPase MnmE, which yields MEFDTIAAISTPPGEGAIAIIRLSGPEAIQIADRIFYAKNSLSEAESHTIHYGHIKEDGEVIEEVMVTVMRAPRTFTREDVVEINAHGGIVSVNRVLQLLLRNGANLAEPGEFTKRAFLNGRIDLSQAEAVMDLIRAKTDRAMGVAIRQMDGNLSRLIRNLRQEILDALAQVEVNIDYPEYDDVEEMTQRMLLEKTELVRASVEQLLQTASQGKILREGLATAIIGRPNVGKSSLLNQLIQEEKAIVTDIAGTTRDIIEEYVNVRGVPLRLIDTAGIRETEDIVEKIGVERSRKALADADFILLVLNQNEELTVEDEALFEAAAGHNYVVVLNKTDLETKLDINRVRELAGENPIVSTSLVNDEGLEALEEAIKALFFAGDIDAGDATYVSNVRHIALLHQALEALNGVTTGIQLGMPVDIVQIDMTRAWDLLGEITGDSVQDELLDQLFNQFCLGK from the coding sequence ATGGAATTTGATACTATTGCTGCAATCTCAACACCGCCGGGAGAAGGGGCCATTGCTATTATTAGATTAAGCGGTCCAGAGGCGATTCAGATAGCGGATCGTATTTTTTATGCCAAAAATAGCTTAAGTGAAGCAGAAAGTCACACAATTCACTACGGTCATATAAAAGAAGACGGCGAAGTAATTGAGGAAGTAATGGTCACGGTTATGCGTGCTCCGCGTACTTTTACACGGGAAGATGTTGTGGAAATAAATGCACATGGCGGAATCGTTTCGGTCAATCGCGTCTTGCAACTATTACTAAGAAATGGTGCCAATTTAGCTGAACCAGGTGAATTCACAAAGCGGGCATTTTTAAATGGAAGAATTGATTTGTCGCAAGCGGAGGCTGTGATGGATTTAATTCGCGCTAAAACAGACCGGGCGATGGGCGTTGCAATTAGACAAATGGACGGAAATCTTTCACGGTTGATTCGCAATTTGCGCCAAGAAATTTTGGATGCATTAGCCCAAGTCGAAGTAAATATCGACTATCCGGAGTACGATGATGTAGAGGAAATGACCCAGCGAATGCTACTGGAGAAAACAGAGCTAGTTCGCGCTTCCGTCGAGCAACTTTTACAAACAGCAAGCCAAGGGAAAATTCTACGTGAAGGCCTTGCAACAGCCATTATCGGTCGACCAAATGTCGGGAAATCATCCTTGCTTAACCAACTAATTCAAGAAGAAAAAGCAATTGTCACAGATATTGCTGGGACGACGCGAGATATTATAGAAGAATACGTCAATGTTCGCGGCGTACCGCTGCGTTTAATTGATACAGCTGGAATTCGCGAAACAGAAGACATTGTAGAAAAAATTGGTGTAGAACGTTCAAGAAAAGCCTTGGCGGATGCCGATTTTATCCTGTTAGTATTAAATCAAAACGAAGAGCTGACAGTGGAAGATGAAGCGTTATTTGAAGCAGCTGCGGGTCATAATTATGTGGTCGTTTTAAATAAAACAGATTTGGAAACAAAGCTTGATATAAATAGAGTGCGTGAACTTGCGGGAGAAAACCCGATTGTTTCCACTTCTCTAGTAAACGATGAAGGTTTAGAGGCTTTGGAAGAAGCGATTAAAGCACTATTTTTTGCTGGGGACATTGATGCCGGTGATGCCACGTATGTTTCAAACGTTCGACATATTGCGCTCCTTCATCAAGCACTTGAAGCTTTAAATGGCGTTACAACAGGGATTCAGCTCGGCATGCCAGTGGATATTGTCCAGATTGATATGACTCGTGCATGGGATTTACTAGGTGAAATTACTGGTGATTCTGTCCAGGATGAATTACTCGATCAGTTGTTCAATCAATTTTGCCTTGGAAAATGA
- a CDS encoding TetR/AcrR family transcriptional regulator, with protein MARLSQEIILDMAEQIIYEKGMEKTTLYDIAGNLNVTHAALYKHYRNKEDLFQKLALRWLEETSREIFAWTKEKDASPDDALHDWLWLLADTKKTLYKTDRKMFLLYTDYIEQKEELVKNHIEHLAQKAEEVSGRVNQGDAIITAFIYFHNPYFASRWEKAGYVELFERVWQVVR; from the coding sequence ATGGCGAGATTATCCCAAGAAATTATTTTAGATATGGCTGAACAAATTATTTATGAAAAAGGGATGGAAAAAACGACACTTTATGATATTGCGGGAAATTTGAACGTCACGCATGCGGCGCTTTATAAGCATTATCGAAACAAGGAAGATTTATTTCAAAAGCTGGCGTTACGGTGGCTAGAGGAGACCTCGCGGGAGATTTTTGCTTGGACGAAAGAGAAAGATGCTTCCCCGGACGATGCGCTCCATGACTGGTTATGGCTCTTAGCTGACACCAAGAAAACCCTGTATAAAACCGACCGGAAAATGTTTTTACTTTACACCGATTATATTGAACAAAAGGAAGAATTAGTGAAAAATCATATCGAACATCTCGCGCAAAAAGCAGAGGAAGTTAGCGGCCGGGTGAACCAAGGTGACGCGATTATTACGGCATTTATTTATTTTCACAACCCTTATTTTGCGAGCCGCTGGGAAAAAGCGGGATACGTGGAATTATTCGAGCGTGTTTGGCAGGTTGTGAGATAG
- a CDS encoding D-alanyl-D-alanine carboxypeptidase PBPD2 has translation MKLHKLTWILLMGLLLLSSCSTKQPNVYLSANAAAVYSTENGKAFYEKNADKVMPIASLTKLMTAFLVLEAVDNKKLSWDEELDLIRLDDPSAVSLYAITQKRTWSVRDLYSAMLVMSANDAAETLGNRLDDANFPQKMNNEAKKLGLSNKTKFVSASGLDVDGKMAVSTTKDLFLLSSKLISTHPEVLETTSKSSIITEEGATLESTNDSIGSIQGLDGLKTGFTDEAGYCFIGTAKRDGKRVISIVLDADTAEKRFKDTEKLMGIGFKGL, from the coding sequence ATGAAACTACATAAGCTAACATGGATACTACTAATGGGGCTATTACTACTCTCATCGTGTTCCACAAAGCAACCGAATGTATACTTATCAGCAAATGCCGCTGCGGTTTATTCGACCGAAAATGGTAAGGCGTTTTACGAAAAAAATGCCGATAAAGTCATGCCAATCGCGAGTTTAACAAAATTAATGACGGCATTTTTAGTACTTGAGGCTGTGGATAACAAAAAATTATCTTGGGATGAGGAGTTAGATCTCATTCGTCTGGATGATCCTTCCGCGGTTTCACTTTACGCAATTACACAAAAAAGAACATGGTCAGTCCGGGACTTATATAGCGCTATGCTCGTTATGTCAGCAAATGATGCTGCAGAGACACTAGGCAACCGTTTAGATGATGCTAATTTCCCCCAAAAAATGAATAATGAAGCTAAAAAATTAGGATTATCGAATAAAACCAAATTTGTCAGTGCCAGCGGACTCGATGTTGATGGTAAAATGGCTGTTTCTACCACAAAGGATTTATTTTTGCTATCATCTAAATTAATTTCCACTCATCCCGAAGTGTTAGAGACAACTTCCAAATCTAGCATCATAACCGAAGAAGGAGCAACCCTTGAATCAACCAATGACTCTATCGGTTCAATACAAGGTTTAGATGGACTGAAAACTGGTTTTACAGATGAAGCCGGCTATTGCTTTATCGGAACAGCAAAGCGCGATGGAAAGCGTGTTATTTCAATTGTTTTGGATGCGGATACTGCGGAGAAACGTTTTAAGGATACGGAAAAATTGATGGGGATTGGGTTTAAAGGACTTTAG
- a CDS encoding SMUG2 DNA glycosylase family protein: MTEKATLAKQILHFNETLSSNSMDLPAGYRVINPYEGDQKELVRNITTRFYQKYYNDTKPRRIIFGSSPARRGSAVTGVPFEDAKHLQSETGIFIDTFYINQSSSDFLYDVMNEYGGCEQFYSDFYMNFVCPLGIVRINAKGNEVNCNYYENKQLREALMPFIIESIRSQIDFGMDTSVCYCIGSGENFKFLSRINEEHHFFETIIPLEHPRFIMQYNSKNKDTYMEKYLCALKI; encoded by the coding sequence ATGACAGAAAAAGCAACTTTGGCTAAACAAATATTACATTTTAACGAAACACTTTCGAGTAACTCAATGGATTTGCCGGCCGGGTATCGCGTAATTAACCCATATGAGGGCGATCAAAAAGAACTAGTGCGAAATATAACGACTAGGTTTTATCAGAAATACTACAATGATACAAAACCACGCCGGATAATATTCGGAAGTTCACCTGCTCGCCGAGGTTCTGCTGTGACAGGCGTTCCTTTTGAAGATGCCAAACATCTCCAAAGTGAAACAGGCATTTTTATTGATACATTTTATATAAATCAGTCTTCATCAGATTTTTTATATGATGTTATGAATGAATACGGGGGTTGTGAGCAATTTTATAGTGATTTTTATATGAATTTTGTCTGTCCGCTAGGGATCGTTCGTATAAATGCAAAAGGTAATGAAGTCAATTGTAACTATTACGAGAACAAGCAATTACGAGAAGCGCTAATGCCGTTTATTATAGAGTCGATTCGTAGTCAGATAGACTTTGGAATGGATACTTCGGTTTGTTACTGCATTGGTAGCGGAGAGAATTTTAAATTTTTATCAAGAATAAATGAAGAACATCATTTTTTTGAGACGATTATACCTTTAGAACATCCACGTTTTATTATGCAATATAATTCTAAAAATAAAGATACGTACATGGAGAAGTATCTTTGTGCTTTAAAAATCTAA
- a CDS encoding MFS transporter, with translation MTSTAYKGTNKLIVGIVFGVITFWLFAQSMVNIVPAVQSDLGISSDLLSIAISLTALFSGIFIVVAGGMADKFGRVKLTYIGLILSIIGSLLLVVTQGSTLLIIGRIIQGLSAACIMPATLALMKTYFEGADRQRALSYWSIGSWGGSGICSFAGGAIATYMGWRWIFIISIVFALLGMLLIKGTPESKVVQNTKAKFDSFGLVLFVIAMVCLNLIITRGATFGWTSPITIAMLVVFLVSAGLFFRVELRQANGFIDFSLFKNKAYTGATLSNFLLNAAAGTLVVANTYVQIGRGFTAFQSGLLSIGYLVCVLGMIRIGEKILQRVGARKPMILGSGITAVGIALMALTFIPGTLYTVLVFVGFALFGIGLGMYATPSTDTAISNAPEDKVGVASGIYKMASSLGGSFGVAISATIYGVIALSGNIDLAAMVGLLTNVGFCVVSLISVAVTTPSAKKALELKAAKE, from the coding sequence ATGACTTCAACAGCGTATAAAGGTACAAATAAACTAATCGTTGGGATTGTTTTTGGGGTTATCACGTTTTGGCTTTTTGCTCAATCAATGGTGAATATCGTTCCGGCCGTGCAATCTGACCTTGGAATTTCCTCTGATTTACTTAGTATTGCCATCAGCTTAACCGCGCTATTTTCAGGTATTTTTATTGTTGTAGCAGGTGGTATGGCTGACAAATTTGGTCGCGTGAAATTAACTTATATCGGACTTATTCTTAGTATCATCGGTTCACTGCTACTCGTTGTCACTCAAGGGTCGACGCTACTTATTATCGGCCGGATTATTCAAGGTCTTTCAGCTGCTTGTATTATGCCAGCAACTCTTGCCTTAATGAAAACTTATTTTGAAGGGGCAGATAGACAAAGAGCACTTAGTTACTGGTCAATTGGCTCATGGGGCGGATCAGGTATTTGTTCGTTCGCAGGTGGCGCAATCGCAACATACATGGGCTGGCGCTGGATTTTCATTATTTCCATCGTATTCGCACTACTTGGAATGCTACTAATTAAAGGTACTCCAGAAAGTAAAGTCGTTCAAAATACAAAAGCAAAATTTGATTCATTTGGTCTTGTTCTTTTTGTTATCGCAATGGTTTGCTTAAACCTTATCATCACTCGTGGGGCTACATTTGGTTGGACAAGCCCAATTACTATCGCGATGCTCGTTGTTTTCCTTGTTTCTGCGGGATTATTTTTCCGAGTGGAACTACGACAAGCAAATGGATTTATTGATTTCTCGTTATTTAAAAATAAAGCTTATACAGGCGCGACACTTTCCAACTTCTTGTTAAATGCAGCTGCTGGAACGCTGGTTGTTGCAAATACTTATGTGCAAATTGGTCGCGGTTTTACAGCATTCCAATCCGGTTTACTTTCTATCGGTTACCTTGTCTGTGTGCTTGGAATGATTCGGATAGGTGAAAAAATTCTTCAACGTGTTGGCGCGCGTAAACCAATGATTTTAGGTTCTGGGATTACGGCGGTTGGTATTGCTTTAATGGCGCTCACTTTTATTCCAGGAACATTGTATACGGTGCTTGTGTTTGTTGGATTTGCTTTATTTGGTATCGGACTTGGTATGTATGCAACTCCTTCAACAGATACAGCTATCTCTAATGCTCCAGAGGATAAAGTCGGAGTAGCTTCTGGTATTTACAAAATGGCAAGTTCGCTAGGTGGCTCATTCGGTGTGGCAATTTCCGCTACGATTTATGGTGTAATTGCACTTTCTGGAAATATTGATTTAGCCGCAATGGTGGGGCTTTTAACTAACGTCGGTTTTTGTGTTGTTTCACTTATTTCCGTCGCTGTAACAACACCGTCAGCGAAAAAAGCGCTCGAATTAAAAGCCGCAAAAGAATAG
- a CDS encoding MFS transporter: MNQVKGEKHSLMVLLVLFIGYTSVYVDKYTIGISLVTVSQDLGFDPSQKGLILSAFFLGYTLFQIPMGYLNNRIGARPVLAISIIIVGLFLIIFGFGYSLLFLVVIRFLSGAFGHAGYPPSVSNYISLHIPLNKRGFAQSAMLASSGFAAFIGPLLIAQLLLSVGWRNTYYWIGIVVIFIGLLILLVVPKAPKIDKSTQKEKIKVPFSELLKDKQLWILLLSALFINAANYGLTSWLASYLNEARGISISEVSYISSLAGLCILIAGVIGGYFISRFFKGKEPIVIFTFSVLGAFTVYGVYLFDQLMLSIICLCLCNIFLIMAFTTLMGLPHKLFKQSHIATKYAAINSGGVLGGFFAPMIIGDLVNATNSYQSAFLFLALTFLVSGIIVLAIKKTFGNQ, encoded by the coding sequence ATGAATCAGGTAAAAGGAGAAAAGCATTCGTTAATGGTATTACTTGTTCTATTTATAGGCTATACCAGTGTATACGTGGATAAATATACTATCGGAATTTCACTTGTGACTGTTTCTCAGGATTTAGGATTTGATCCAAGTCAAAAGGGGTTGATTTTAAGTGCCTTCTTTCTTGGTTACACGCTTTTTCAAATTCCAATGGGGTATTTAAATAATCGGATTGGTGCACGTCCTGTTCTTGCTATATCGATAATTATCGTTGGGCTGTTTCTTATTATTTTTGGTTTTGGTTATTCCTTGCTGTTTTTGGTTGTGATTCGTTTCTTGTCTGGAGCGTTCGGGCATGCGGGTTATCCGCCATCTGTTAGCAACTATATTTCTCTTCATATTCCATTAAACAAGCGAGGTTTTGCGCAGTCAGCAATGCTCGCTTCCTCTGGTTTTGCGGCATTTATTGGTCCGCTTTTGATTGCGCAACTATTGCTATCAGTTGGCTGGCGTAATACTTATTATTGGATTGGTATTGTGGTGATTTTCATTGGATTATTAATTTTATTAGTAGTTCCAAAAGCGCCAAAAATAGATAAAAGTACGCAAAAAGAAAAAATTAAAGTACCTTTCTCAGAGCTTTTAAAGGATAAACAGCTGTGGATTCTTTTATTATCGGCACTCTTTATAAATGCAGCGAACTACGGTTTAACAAGTTGGCTTGCTTCTTATTTGAATGAGGCGAGGGGAATTTCTATTAGCGAAGTGAGCTATATTAGTTCTTTAGCCGGACTTTGTATTTTAATTGCGGGTGTTATTGGTGGCTATTTTATTAGTCGTTTCTTCAAAGGGAAAGAGCCAATCGTCATTTTTACATTTAGTGTGCTCGGAGCGTTTACGGTTTACGGGGTGTATTTGTTTGATCAGTTGATGCTTTCGATTATTTGTTTATGTTTATGTAATATTTTTCTAATTATGGCCTTTACGACTTTAATGGGATTGCCGCATAAATTATTTAAACAGAGCCATATTGCGACAAAATACGCTGCTATTAACTCGGGCGGAGTTTTAGGTGGCTTTTTCGCACCGATGATTATTGGGGATTTAGTAAATGCGACGAACTCTTATCAATCAGCTTTTCTCTTCTTGGCGCTCACTTTCTTAGTATCAGGAATTATTGTTCTAGCGATAAAAAAAACGTTCGGTAATCAGTGA
- a CDS encoding DUF4303 domain-containing protein produces the protein MKIDTQKIVNFAIEGVGKFLQENPELTYYAFAFDCNAEYAEINLCVNTEEAFAEILAYYQSGKYGENYQTEENIQVLKYNTGDWKYQCFDTFYVFSEEELSAIFNKIYPNEVDDDYQAWKAFVNELLDAFTESIIQFSETKTFQKINKTADFKFFCIDHDEELADSMTRMQLFQKK, from the coding sequence ATGAAGATTGATACACAAAAAATCGTTAATTTCGCGATTGAAGGGGTGGGAAAATTCCTGCAAGAAAACCCTGAGTTAACATATTATGCTTTTGCGTTCGATTGTAATGCTGAATATGCGGAAATCAATTTATGCGTAAATACGGAAGAAGCTTTTGCTGAAATACTGGCATATTATCAAAGTGGCAAGTATGGTGAAAACTATCAAACGGAAGAAAATATTCAAGTCTTGAAATACAATACAGGCGACTGGAAATACCAATGTTTTGATACATTTTATGTTTTTAGTGAAGAAGAACTGAGCGCCATATTTAATAAAATATACCCTAATGAAGTCGATGATGATTATCAAGCATGGAAAGCATTTGTAAATGAGCTGCTAGATGCTTTTACAGAAAGTATAATTCAATTTTCGGAGACAAAAACCTTCCAAAAAATCAATAAAACAGCGGATTTTAAATTTTTCTGTATAGATCATGACGAAGAATTAGCGGATTCAATGACGCGAATGCAACTTTTTCAAAAAAAATAA
- a CDS encoding M20 family metallopeptidase, with product MRTKLMNMLQERKDEITQIRRHLHEHPELSFHEAETAKFIQDFYKGKDVEVATEVGNGHAVVVTIKGGKPGKTIALRADFDALPIEEQTDLPFKSKNPGVMHACGHDGHTAYLLVLADCLIQLKENIPGTIKIVHQHAEETPPGGAKSVVESGILDDVDQIFGIHVFPFGESGQVYYHSGYAMAGRTYFKLKIQGVGGHGSSPHMANDAIVAGAYFVTAIQTVVSRRLNPFDTGVITIGSFDGKGSFNVIKDAVELEGDVRYMNTENRDKIDAEIHRIVSGIEAMFGVSVELTYTNDYPPLYNDPAVTEQVVASLQKGLGEYLTDISMYDMLSGSEDFAYYLQKIPGVFFYIGAKPKNTPHAYFNHHPKFDIDEDALLVAAKSVADVVLDYFKLNG from the coding sequence ATGCGTACCAAGTTAATGAATATGCTTCAGGAACGAAAAGATGAAATCACTCAGATTAGACGTCATTTGCACGAACATCCTGAATTATCGTTCCATGAAGCAGAAACCGCAAAATTCATCCAAGATTTTTACAAAGGAAAAGACGTAGAAGTTGCAACTGAAGTGGGAAATGGCCATGCGGTTGTTGTAACGATTAAAGGCGGAAAACCGGGAAAAACAATTGCGTTACGTGCCGATTTTGATGCTCTTCCCATCGAAGAACAAACTGATTTACCATTTAAATCTAAAAACCCTGGCGTAATGCATGCATGTGGTCATGATGGGCATACTGCTTATTTACTTGTTTTGGCAGATTGTTTAATTCAACTAAAAGAAAATATCCCGGGAACGATAAAAATTGTTCATCAACATGCTGAAGAAACACCACCCGGCGGAGCGAAAAGCGTTGTTGAATCTGGTATTTTAGATGATGTGGATCAAATTTTTGGTATTCACGTATTTCCATTTGGTGAAAGCGGACAAGTTTATTACCATAGTGGCTACGCGATGGCTGGTCGCACTTATTTTAAACTTAAAATTCAAGGCGTTGGCGGGCATGGTTCGTCTCCACATATGGCAAATGATGCGATTGTCGCGGGTGCTTATTTTGTGACAGCCATTCAAACAGTAGTGAGCCGCCGTTTGAACCCATTTGATACTGGCGTTATAACGATTGGTTCTTTTGACGGTAAAGGTAGTTTTAACGTTATTAAGGATGCGGTTGAGTTAGAAGGCGATGTGCGTTATATGAACACGGAAAATCGTGATAAAATAGACGCAGAAATTCACCGTATTGTTTCTGGTATTGAGGCGATGTTTGGCGTGAGCGTGGAACTCACTTATACGAACGATTACCCGCCGCTATACAATGATCCAGCAGTGACAGAACAAGTTGTCGCTAGTTTGCAAAAAGGTCTAGGAGAGTACTTAACAGACATCTCCATGTATGATATGCTTTCAGGGTCAGAAGATTTTGCATATTATCTACAAAAAATCCCGGGTGTCTTTTTCTATATTGGTGCGAAACCGAAAAACACCCCGCACGCTTATTTTAATCATCATCCGAAATTTGATATTGATGAAGATGCGTTGTTAGTTGCTGCTAAATCAGTTGCCGACGTCGTTTTAGATTATTTTAAATTGAATGGATAA
- a CDS encoding SDR family oxidoreductase codes for MTNKRVAFILGGSGGIGKAIAEKLVEQNFAVAVHYSGNKVKAETLVEEIVKAGGEAISVGGDVADEAQMIDAFDLITAHFGGVDVVINTAGIMKLSPIATLDMEDFDQIQRTNVRGTFVVSKQAALSVRKGGAIINFSTSVTRTSFLAYGAYVASKAAVESLTLILARELRGKDITVNTVAPGPTATPLFLTGKDDETIENLAKATPLERLGQPDDIAETVAFLAGPARWVNGQTIFTNGGLA; via the coding sequence ATGACTAATAAACGTGTCGCATTTATTTTAGGGGGATCTGGCGGTATTGGGAAAGCCATTGCCGAAAAGTTAGTCGAGCAAAACTTTGCGGTTGCTGTCCATTATTCAGGTAACAAAGTAAAAGCCGAAACACTTGTCGAGGAAATAGTAAAAGCTGGTGGTGAAGCGATTAGCGTTGGTGGTGACGTGGCTGACGAAGCGCAAATGATTGACGCATTTGATTTAATTACAGCCCATTTTGGTGGCGTAGATGTTGTAATAAATACGGCAGGTATTATGAAATTAAGTCCCATTGCTACTTTAGATATGGAAGATTTCGATCAGATTCAACGTACCAATGTGCGAGGAACTTTCGTCGTTTCCAAACAAGCTGCCCTAAGCGTTCGAAAAGGTGGCGCGATTATTAATTTCTCCACTTCGGTAACGCGCACCAGTTTTCTGGCATATGGGGCTTACGTTGCTAGTAAAGCCGCAGTCGAGTCGCTCACTTTAATTTTAGCGCGCGAGCTTCGTGGGAAAGATATTACCGTTAACACCGTCGCACCCGGACCAACCGCAACCCCGCTATTTTTAACCGGAAAAGATGATGAAACAATTGAAAACTTAGCAAAAGCAACCCCGTTAGAACGTCTAGGACAACCTGATGATATTGCTGAAACAGTAGCTTTTTTAGCTGGACCGGCACGCTGGGTAAATGGCCAAACAATTTTCACCAATGGCGGATTAGCTTAA
- the mnmG gene encoding tRNA uridine-5-carboxymethylaminomethyl(34) synthesis enzyme MnmG — MQTYDAGTFDVIVVGAGHAGVEAGLASGRMGAKTLMLTINLDMVAFMPCNPSVGGPAKGVVVREIDALGGEMGRNTDKTYIQMRMLNTGKGPAVRALRAQADKWDYQHEMKHTIEKEENITLRQGLVDRLVIEDGVCKGVITNSGAIYYAKTVVITTGTFSRGEIIVGELRYSSGPNNQQPSVKLSEHLEELGFELRRFKTGTPPRVKSSTIDYSKTEEQPGDDHPRAFSFDTVEMMLEQLPCWLTYTNETTHEIIQANLHRSPMFTATKKGTGARYCPSIEDKIVRFSDKPRHQIFLEPEGKNTEEVYVQGLSTSLPEEVQREMLRTIPGLENVEMMRVGYAIEYDAVMPDQLWPSLETKLVEGLFTAGQINGTSGYEEAAGQGLMAGINAARKVFEKEPVILGRDQAYIGVLIDDLVTKGTEEPYRLLTSRAEYRLLLRHDNADLRLTEIGHEIGLISDERYERFLAKQRAIEAEKERLQKTRIKPTAEVQAMLKEIGSGELKDGILAADLLRRPEITYDKIAQIVSRETFVTDEIAEQVEIQIKYEGYIQKSNLQVEKMKRMEDKKIPENIDYDAISGLATEALEKLKKIEPLSIAQASRISGVNPADISILLVYIEQGKIAKVSK; from the coding sequence ATGCAAACCTATGATGCAGGAACTTTTGACGTCATCGTTGTTGGTGCAGGCCATGCGGGAGTAGAAGCAGGTCTTGCCAGTGGTCGAATGGGCGCCAAAACGCTGATGTTAACGATAAATTTAGATATGGTCGCTTTTATGCCATGTAATCCTTCTGTTGGAGGCCCAGCAAAAGGAGTAGTTGTGCGCGAAATTGATGCACTTGGCGGAGAAATGGGCCGTAATACAGACAAAACTTACATTCAAATGCGGATGCTAAATACAGGTAAAGGTCCCGCTGTTCGCGCATTACGTGCCCAAGCAGACAAATGGGATTACCAACACGAAATGAAACACACGATTGAAAAAGAAGAAAATATCACTTTGCGCCAAGGTCTTGTTGACCGTTTAGTGATTGAAGATGGCGTGTGTAAAGGCGTTATTACAAACAGTGGTGCAATTTACTACGCGAAAACAGTCGTTATTACTACCGGAACTTTCTCACGTGGCGAAATTATTGTCGGTGAACTGCGCTATTCCAGCGGTCCGAACAACCAACAACCATCTGTGAAACTTTCAGAGCACTTGGAAGAACTAGGTTTTGAACTGCGCCGCTTTAAAACAGGAACACCACCGCGTGTAAAATCAAGTACGATTGACTATTCAAAAACAGAAGAACAACCGGGTGACGATCATCCGCGCGCATTTAGTTTTGATACAGTAGAAATGATGCTAGAACAATTACCGTGTTGGTTAACTTATACAAACGAAACAACTCACGAAATAATCCAAGCGAACTTACACCGTTCACCAATGTTTACAGCAACGAAAAAAGGCACTGGCGCAAGATATTGCCCATCCATTGAAGATAAAATTGTTCGTTTCAGCGACAAACCAAGACACCAAATCTTCCTTGAACCAGAAGGCAAAAACACCGAAGAAGTATATGTCCAAGGTCTTTCCACCAGTTTGCCAGAAGAAGTGCAACGCGAAATGCTAAGAACTATTCCGGGACTTGAAAATGTAGAAATGATGCGTGTTGGCTACGCTATCGAATATGATGCAGTTATGCCAGACCAACTGTGGCCATCACTTGAAACTAAATTAGTTGAAGGACTTTTCACAGCCGGCCAAATTAACGGTACAAGTGGTTACGAAGAAGCAGCCGGCCAAGGCTTAATGGCAGGAATCAACGCAGCACGCAAAGTTTTTGAAAAAGAACCAGTTATCCTCGGTCGCGATCAAGCTTATATCGGCGTTTTAATTGACGATTTAGTAACAAAAGGAACCGAAGAACCATATCGTTTACTTACATCTCGCGCCGAATACCGTTTACTATTACGTCATGATAATGCAGATTTACGTTTAACAGAAATCGGTCACGAAATCGGCTTAATTAGCGACGAACGTTATGAACGCTTTTTAGCAAAACAAAGAGCGATTGAAGCAGAAAAAGAAAGACTACAAAAAACACGCATTAAACCAACTGCTGAAGTTCAAGCAATGTTAAAAGAAATCGGCTCAGGTGAACTAAAAGACGGAATTCTAGCAGCAGATTTACTTCGTCGCCCAGAAATAACTTACGACAAAATCGCCCAAATTGTTTCACGTGAAACATTTGTGACCGACGAAATCGCTGAACAAGTAGAAATTCAAATTAAATACGAAGGCTACATCCAAAAATCAAACCTTCAAGTAGAAAAAATGAAACGCATGGAAGACAAAAAAATCCCAGAAAACATCGATTATGATGCAATCAGCGGCCTCGCAACAGAAGCCCTAGAAAAACTAAAGAAAATCGAACCCCTTTCCATCGCCCAAGCGAGCCGTATCAGCGGGGTAAACCCAGCCGATATATCTATATTGCTAGTTTACATCGAGCAAGGGAAGATAGCGAAAGTAAGTAAATAA